GAGCATACGAGGCGCCTCGGAGGCGGCAACAAAGGGGTAACTGGCTGGACGACCTCTTACGTTAGTCTGACATCTTCAGGCTGTTGTCTCCGTCCTTTACAGTATGGTGCGCCGGTGCGCGCTGTTCCGAGGGAAAGATACCGTGTATTACAATAATACTGTGTATGACACATAGGCTTTACGACTGTGGTATTCCATGTCGCGCTACGACGCGTCACGCCCAGCGGTTCAACAGTACAAACGATACATGGCCAAATCATGAAACCCCGGTTACTCTGAACACCACGTGAGCTTGAACGCTTCTGGCCGCCTGAATTTCGGGTTGATGTATCGGCTCCAACTCTTGCCAAGACTCATAATATACCTAGCTGGACAGAATCTCTTGCCTGGTTTCCGTCCAGATTGATATTTCTTTCCGACAGAAGCTCATGTTCTTGAGCTTTCCATATTTCCTTGGGGACTTGGGCGTCATAGAAATAATACTGTACTGCACATTGCGCTGGCAAATGTACTATGCAACTGTTACTTCCTACTGTCTGTATATGGGTAGACGTGCATTCGGTAGGCATTCTCGTGTTTAATGGACTATGTTCTCtaatagatatctatctgaTTTACTGAGGACAGGGCTGTTGTCAGTCACAGGTACAGTATATTTTTAATTCCCACGCACCTTATAACAATCATCATTATTGATGTGCTCAGGTTGATGCCTCGGCCTCTAGGCCTTCCGCACATCCATTGCATAGCATCTACGACTCCACTGATATATATCCGTATGCCGCATAGTATGGTTGCTGGAATGGAATCAGTGGAATGAGTGCATAGCACCCTGGATGGATGCTTCATGGAGCACTATCATAGATATGATGTATATCTACCCACTGTCCATATTATCCGCATCAATGATGGGGCTTCGTACAAGCGCTGTGCGTTATCTGCGTGCCTGTTATATCTAGCAACTAGTACTACATTTAGCAGGTGTTTACTCGAAGCCACCCCCCTCCACACCGGGGAGGAATATGTCTCTCCCGCTCCCTAGGTATCCCCGATGCGGAAGCTCGGAAATAGAAACTTACAGATTCTGTCGGTAGGGTGTGACCTTGGACAAGACTGATACTATCTGTTTCCCTTGTAGCTGAAGCAATAGCGAAGGATTTCACTCAAGGAAGGTAAATATGGGAAGGCGCATTATGTAGAAGATGGATGCAGGCTGATGGAGACATCCCCCGCCGAACGCCGATCTCTTACATGCACACTTGTCAAATAGATCACTAGCGGAAAATTCTTATTTTCTACAGTGGATACTACATGCTAGAGGATGAATGCATGTGCTATGTGGTAACTCATCATCATTCAATCATCACTTTCGTCCAGCACTAGTGCGCGAAGCGTATCGTCATTTGCCCAATCGAGGCCACTGCTGACGACGATAGCACTGGCTATATTCTTCATTGTGTCCCATTTCGCCTTGCTCCTTCGGTACTCTTTCTCCAGCTGGTCTAGCTGCGATTTGAGATTAGTATCCTCAAGCCGCTCTCGCCACGATGAGTCGTCTTTGGTGAGCTCAAGGAGCTCGCGCACTAGCTCCTGATTTTCCTGGTTGATTTTCAGGTTGGCGACCTTGAGTTCGTCCAATTGCTTGAGAATCAAATTATGAGCGGACGAGAGGTTTTCTTGGGCGAGAGCGAGTACGTCACGCCGGTTGACCAAATGAAATAGAGCGCTGTATTGTGAAGGTGAATCAGAATCAACTCCGCCACCTAACGCCAACTGGTTTGCCGACCAAGCGGGAAGCAAGACTCACCGTTCTGGAGGAATGGTTGCCTTTGAGTGAACGGCTTTGAGTATGGGGTCGGTCATCAAGACGGTGCGCGTAGCTTTGCTTCGAACTGTGTATGAAGCACGCGCCTCCAGAAATTCGCGTTCCGCGATCGCAAGCTGTTCGTCAACATCGTCCCCAGATAATGATTCGAGGTCTGTAAAGAATGTTTTAGTAATATGTCCAACATCGGTCTCTgaaaaagcagaaaaaaaagcgatGAATGATGTCTCTCGATGAAAAAATAGttaaaaaaagggaaagaaacagACGTCCATCATTGTAAAAGATCAACGAACAACAAGTCTCGGGAGGAAAATGCACTCCCCGCATAGAGGGCCTCCTCACCTTGCTCAAGTAAAGCTTTCTCCAACTTTTGTTCCTGAACTTGTCTGGCCAGCTGCAGCACCAACTCTTCTCTTTCAGACAAGGTCACGATATCTTGCACGTCATCTGCCGCATAACTCAGTAAGATTTGCTCATTCGAGAGCAAATGAGTCCTTGTTGAGCCGTGCGGAGTCGCCATGAAGAGATCTCGTGGGCGGGTGAGCATGTGCCCTGCCTTGTGATATGATCGAAGGGCGGTGGAGCCCCGAGCAACTGCAGAGCTCTTGTCAGTCTCCCCCGATCAAACCACCATTTAAATcgcttcccccctcccacgGCCCTAGATTCCGGAGCTTTTGCGCCATCGGTGTGGAGGGGAAATTAATCATGCCATTACATATCTATATCGCTCACTCGGGAGAGCACCTACTGGCGGATCCGGTCGTGTTTGCTTCGTATGTCAAAAGCCCAGATAGACGAGGGGAGGAACAGCTATCAGCCCTCGAGCCTAGACTGCGCTGGATTTGAAAGCTAAGCCTGCTTTTCTGTGACTAGACCGGAATCGCTTCGAACATGGATTGCCCGGCAAACGTCCATTCCGATCTCTAGGCAAATATTGATGACCGCGCAAGGAAAGAATGTCAAGACTCAAACATTGGCGACCGAGGTACGCAGAGCTTCGAAGTTTGCCCTCGGTGAATCTGTCAACTGGACACCAAACTCATACCTGCGGGACTTCGCAACTTAGACCGAAATCTTCGTCTACGACCGGCAGTATGTCAGCGAACCGGCCGACTTTGAGGTCCCTGGGCTTCAGCCTACAGAGCCATTTCAACCACAGAGGCCCCCGGCTTCCTTGGCTGACCAGAACGACCTTCAATCATGGCGGAATCTCttcaaaacaagaaaagactGGGCCAGGGAGCTAGCTTCACAGTGCGAATCAATGGACAACAAGACCAAGGACCATCATGACCGAATCGATGTCATCACCCGTGCCGTAGGTGTCGCGCTCGAGAACCTCAAATCGCACGTGGGCAGCCTTGAGCATCGCTTTCAGGAGGCACAAACGTGGGCCAACAATCTTCTTGAGGAGCAGCAGGCCGCGCTAGACGGTTGGCAACGCGCCCTCGGCTCACTTGAGAAGATTCCAGCACGCAAGGATTTTCCGATGCTTGGACGACCATCCACGCCCAAGAAGGATGCTCACAAGCCAACAGGGACGCTCCGGGACTTTGTGGATGCCAATGAAGTGTATCAGGCAGGGGCAGATGCGTCGGACCTGTGTCCGCGACTTGCTGGTCAAGTCCGAGCGCTTGAAGAAGCCGTTGGTGGGATTGCGTCCGACACACAGGCCTTGGTGGATCAGACGGTCGCAAATATGGCAGATAGGGAGGTTGGCTTGTTGGAGGAGGTAGAGACCCTTGCAAAGAAGATTGGTTCTGACTACGAACACGTACTTGGCCTGCAAAACAACCCCAAGACGCTGGCGAATGTTTCCAGACTTGCTTTCAATCACACTCAAAATCTATTACCATCCTTACTAGATCTCAGCAGCGATGTCTACCAAACCTTGGAGCGGGCACTTCGCCAGCGAAACGATGCTGAGAAAGCCGCTTTGCGGCAGATGCGAACGATATCATCCATCGAGTCACGCCTGGCAGACGCTCACGCTCAGCTTGCCGATTTGGGCTTTGACACCAAGTCATTCGACATTCTCTACGCGGTTTTCCAGATGCCACTGATTTACGGATCAGTGCTCATCGAGTCCGTCCGGCGCCGTGAATGgaacgagaagatcaagaccgATTCCGAATGTTTAGCAGAGGAGATGACCGTCCTCAGAGATGAGGAGCATCGGCGTCGACGGAAGTGGGTGAAGAGTATGGGCGAGTTTATTTCCTTTGGAGACACCACAACACCAGCAATAGAGATCAAGCTTCAGATGCAGGACACCGATTGGCCAGAAGTCGCTCGGGCAGAGATTGAGACATATATCGATGATCTGCGGAATAAGCACTCCCTCGCGGACGTCGCCGACGAGCTAGGCAACCAGCTCAAGGATCTGGATCAGCCAACACGACAGCAAAGGCGACGAGCGAAAGCCTTCAAGAATGGCAGCGTCTTTGATCTCAGTCGAAGCTCAATGCTGCTTCGTGGCGATGAGATCGTACGAAGTCTGCAAGAGCAGAAAGTCAAATTAGAAGAGCGATTGAAGGGGTCCGACAGCCGCATTCGAAAATTAGAGGATTTACTCCATCGCCAAAGCCATATGAGTCGTCCTTCAAGTGGAAATTTTGGAAATGATTTTTCCGTCTCACCTGCATCACCTCACCCCGACGCTCTCTCGAGACGCTCCTCTGTCTCATCAAGGCGGGTCTCTGTGACTCAGTCCCCCGAGGATAAAGCTCTGGTTCAACGCATTGTCACCTTGGAAGCTGAACTCAATGCGGAGAGAGAAACGGTTCAACGGCTTCTCAAGGAAGCTCACGCTGAGCGTCAATCGAGTTCGGACAAgtatcaagaagctcaatcAACCAAGCAGGATCTCATTGGGAATCTTGAAGCGCGACAACGCGAATTCGAAGACGAGCGAAGATACCTGGATGTGGAATTGAAAAGATTCAGACTTCGCGCGGaagaggtcgaggaggagcttgACCGGCTTGTTGATAGTCGAGACCACGAGAgacaagagatggaagagcgACTTCAGCAAATGGACACTGACCTGCAGGCAGCGCGTGCCCAGACCGCTGAGGTTGACCGCAGGGCGGAAGATCTCAGCAATCAATTCGCCTCTCTCCAAAGCAGGGAAGCCG
The nucleotide sequence above comes from Penicillium oxalicum strain HP7-1 chromosome II, whole genome shotgun sequence. Encoded proteins:
- a CDS encoding Autophagy-related protein 11, whose translation is MPLHIYIAHSGEHLLADPVVFASPESLRTWIARQTSIPISRQILMTAQGKNVKTQTLATETEIFVYDRQYVSEPADFEVPGLQPTEPFQPQRPPASLADQNDLQSWRNLFKTRKDWARELASQCESMDNKTKDHHDRIDVITRAVGVALENLKSHVGSLEHRFQEAQTWANNLLEEQQAALDGWQRALGSLEKIPARKDFPMLGRPSTPKKDAHKPTGTLRDFVDANEVYQAGADASDLCPRLAGQVRALEEAVGGIASDTQALVDQTVANMADREVGLLEEVETLAKKIGSDYEHVLGLQNNPKTLANVSRLAFNHTQNLLPSLLDLSSDVYQTLERALRQRNDAEKAALRQMRTISSIESRLADAHAQLADLGFDTKSFDILYAVFQMPLIYGSVLIESVRRREWNEKIKTDSECLAEEMTVLRDEEHRRRRKWVKSMGEFISFGDTTTPAIEIKLQMQDTDWPEVARAEIETYIDDLRNKHSLADVADELGNQLKDLDQPTRQQRRRAKAFKNGSVFDLSRSSMLLRGDEIVRSLQEQKVKLEERLKGSDSRIRKLEDLLHRQSHMSRPSSGNFGNDFSVSPASPHPDALSRRSSVSSRRVSVTQSPEDKALVQRIVTLEAELNAERETVQRLLKEAHAERQSSSDKYQEAQSTKQDLIGNLEARQREFEDERRYLDVELKRFRLRAEEVEEELDRLVDSRDHERQEMEERLQQMDTDLQAARAQTAEVDRRAEDLSNQFASLQSREAELQKGFDDLKCQRGELSEKEREYWTALQAAFLILSPGGMVPTELPDMIKAIEVLSEGLSIHARNAESNASRLTDENKELEEKISQLSYELEGRLKVAEDREAEISRLSQQLKEEASNLEFVKSELDQERSRLNMLQTQVSAGENGSDALREQIAEGERLCADLTRKLVDTESHAQELENKGKDWEKRMEDVLQTNQHATSRLEARGDKAHELSRQIYTQVEKLERMLEQLGFAIIQQDGRLLVQRASKLSTSSTLGESIAQSGIVTARPDTSLLDWMRAESLEDEHTRFITFMDSLKQFDVAIFGDVVVKRVKDIETLARKWQKEAKVYREKYHRVQSEAHEKIAYRSFKEGDLALFLPTRNQAIRSWAAFNVGAPHYFLREQDSHKLQTRDWLLARISKIEERVVDLSKSLSSVTPDRRSLGDASDGASIDENPFELSDGLRWYLLDAMEEKPGAPATPGIAKSTVASANVDAKGSIRLKRTTEESTVARTLSKSLESRRNSSNSKRGSSTPSQVGNDSGSNLVRPAEAESSTQPRDSDLAPDEVRRDLLFGP